From Diospyros lotus cultivar Yz01 chromosome 4, ASM1463336v1, whole genome shotgun sequence, a single genomic window includes:
- the LOC127800089 gene encoding calmodulin-like protein 11 — protein sequence MADVLNEDQIVEFREAFSLFDKDGDGCITVEELATVIRSLDQNPTEEELQDMISEVDADGNGTIEFAEFLNLMANKVKETDAEEELKEAFKVFDKDQNGYISATELRHVMINLGEKLTDEEVEQMIKEADLDGDGQVNYEEFVKMMMAV from the exons ATGGCAGATGTGTTGAATGAAGACCAGATTGTAGAGTTCCGGGAAGCTTTCTCtctgtttgacaaggatggagatg GTTGCATCACAGTGGAAGAACTGGCGACGGTGATCCGATCACTGGATCAAAACCCGACGGAGGAAGAGCTTCAGGACATGATCAGCGAAGTCGACGCTGACGGCAACGGGACCATCGAGTTCGCCGAGTTTCTCAACCTCATGGCTAATAAAGTCAAG gaGACTGATGCAGAAGAGGAGCTCAAAGAAGCTTTCAAGGTGTTTGACAAGGATCAAAATGGCTACATATCAGCTACTGAG CTGAGGCACGTGATGATCAACCTTGGAGAGAAGCTAACAGATGAAGAGGTGGAGCAGATGATCAAGGAGGCTGATCTGGACGGTGATGGCCAAGTTAACTACGAAGAGTttgtgaagatgatgatggccGTCTGA